One Panicum virgatum strain AP13 chromosome 3N, P.virgatum_v5, whole genome shotgun sequence DNA segment encodes these proteins:
- the LOC120664629 gene encoding uncharacterized protein LOC120664629, translating to MAIEADAAAVARAVSVPETAPISPAAEAAAGPARPRGGWLKKLIPREYLPRSRRWRLAAPSAGGASRLASSLSRSLRWKRLPGLSSLSLRSGSASAVVDAVAFRVMYVVEAVVLGLALSCFFLCCGCHL from the coding sequence ATGGCCATCgaggcggacgcggcggcggtggcgagggcggTTTCGGTTCCGGAGACGGCGCCCATCTCTCCggccgccgaggcggcggcgggcccggcgcggccgcgcggcgggTGGCTGAAGAAGCTCATCCCGCGGGAGTACCTGCCCCggagccggcgctggaggctggCCGCCCCGTCCGCCGGCGGCGCGTCCAGGCTGGCGTCGTCGCTGTCGCGCTCGCTGCGGTGGAAGCGCCTCCCGGGGCTCTCCTCCCTCAGCCTGCGCAGCGgctcggcgtcggcggtggTCGACGCGGTCGCGTTCCGCGTCATGTACGTCGTGGAGGCCGTCGTGCTGGGCCTCGCGCTCTCGTGCTTCTTCCTCTGCTGCGGCTGCCACCTCTGA
- the LOC120664631 gene encoding cytochrome b561 domain-containing protein At2g30890-like, with product MLLFKRKRLLLASACCMSVILLLLTPTQGDSNSEQSYKIAQPLELTPKLSLQLKLHAFLLWSSVGFLMPIGVLLIRASSTVKSAKSVKLLFYCHVGSQIVAVVLATAGAVLSISNFENAFNNTHQRIGLALYGFIWLQPLIGFLRPDRGMRFRSAWYLTHWLLGIGICVVGVANVYIGLHTYQERTGRSARLWTVLLTVEVAAMAFVYLFQDRWSYVVRQAEATLGDEQSEGSTMYPANDHKEVIVVP from the exons ATGCTACTGTTCAAGAGAAAAAGACTGCTCCTTGCATCTGCATGTTGTATGAGTGTGATTCTTTTGCTTCTCACACCAACCCAGGGTGATTCAAATTCAGAGCAAAGCTACAAGATCGCCCAGCCTTTGGAG CTCACACCAAAACTCTCGTTGCAACTCAAGCTCCATGCTTTCCTGCTCTGGTCTTCAGTTGGCTTCCTGATGCCGATAGGAGTGCTGCTGATCAGAGCCTCCAGCACTGTCAAAAGCGCCAAGAGCGTCAAGCTTCTCTTCTACTGCCATGTCGGTTCCCAG ATTGTTGCTGTCGTTCTTGCCACAGCTGGGGCGGTTCTGTCGATAAGCAACTTCGAGAACGCCTTCAACAACACTCACCAGAGGATCGGGCTGGCGCTGTACGGCTTCATCTGGCTCCAGCCGCTCATCGGCTTCCTGAGGCCAGACAG AGGTATGAGGTTCAGAAGCGCGTGGTACCTGACGCACTGGCTCCTGGGCATCGGGATCTGCGTCGTCGGCGTCGCCAACGTCTACATCGGCCTGCACACGTACCAGGAGCGGACCGGCCGGAGCGCGCGGCTGTGGACGGTGCTCCTCACTGTGGAGGTCGCGGCCATGGCGTTCGTCTACCTCTTCCAGGACCGGTGGAGCTACGTGGTGCGGCAAGCGGAAGCCACCCTGGGCGACGAGCAGAGCGAAGGATCAACCATGTACCCAGCGAACGATCACAAGGAGGTCATCGTTGTGCCTTAG